A stretch of the Drosophila sulfurigaster albostrigata strain 15112-1811.04 chromosome 2L, ASM2355843v2, whole genome shotgun sequence genome encodes the following:
- the LOC133848130 gene encoding endoplasmic reticulum resident protein 44-like, with product MTQANLSTISTQSSSSSATIPPPKVLQINQANLNSTLQANDVVFINFYADWCHFSGLLSPIFETAAQRLAEDLPRSAKVVLGRVDCVQELHLAKHYAIIKFPTLRLFYRGHELRQEYRGKRSVEALVEYVKKQFQFAIKRFNDMEQLEMIDVKRRSMIGFFDNRTKPEFAVFEQLAERYKHDCDFYQRVGPPLVNVSYTQQMPTLVYRPDTARTHATDEVFKGDMAIKDKVEAWLKQKCLPLVREVDFSNVEELIEQRLPLLVLFHLPNDMNSVKDFKAIVEMQLSDCRQLNYVTVNGLRFQHSVRHMGKTHRDLPIIAIDSLKLMYPYPKFKDMYIPGHLRQFVESFNNQTLKHESLSSNSTEMPTNSTFKHLGPSKHRYSLIAHDEL from the coding sequence ATGACTCAAGCAAATTTGTCAACCATCTCAACTCAATCCTCAAGCTCATCCGCGACTATTCCACCGCCTAAAGTGCTGCAGATTAACCAAGCGAACCTTAATAGCACGCTGCAAGCAAACGATGTGGTATTTATCAACTTTTATGCAGATTGGTGTCACTTTAGTGGGCTGCTCTCGCCGATCTTTGAAACAGCTGCTCAACGACTAGCTGAGGATTTGCCTAGATCGGCAAAAGTTGTCTTGGGACGCGTGGATTGTGTGCAGGAATTGCACCTAGCAAAACATTATGCCATCATCAAATTTCCAACGTTGCGACTCTTTTATCGCGGCCATGAACTGCGGCAAGAATATCGTGGCAAGCGTTCAGTTGAGGCGCTTGTGGAGTACGTGAAGAAGCAGTTTCAGTTTGCGATCAAACGATTTAATGATATGGAACAGCTGGAGATGATTGATGTGAAGCGACGCTCGATGATTGGCTTCTTCGATAATCGCACCAAGCCCGAGTTTGCAGTCTTTGAGCAGCTGGCGGAGCGCTATAAGCACGACTGTGACTTCTATCAGCGAGTTGGACCTCCGCTTGTCAACGTGTCGTATACGCAACAAATGCCAACGTTAGTATATCGTCCCGATACGGCGCGTACACATGCCACGGATGAGGTGTTTAAGGGAGATATGGCGATTAAAGATAAGGTAGAGGCGTGGCtgaaacaaaaatgtttgcctTTGGTGCGTGAAGTGGACTTTAGCAACGTGGAGGAACTCATTGAGCAGCGTTTGCCCCTGCTGGTGTTGTTTCATCTGCCCAACGATATGAATTCGGTGAAGGATTTCAAGGCGATtgttgaaatgcaattgtCGGATTGCCGGCAATTGAACTATGTCACAGTGAATGGCCTAAGATTTCAGCATTCTGTGCGTCACATGGGCAAAACACATCGCGATTTGCCAATTATTGCCATCGACTCGCTTAAACTTATGTATCCATATCCCAAATTCAAGGATATGTATATACCAGGACATCTCAGGCAGTTTGTCGAGTCATTCAATAATCAAACATTAAAGCACGAATCGCTGTCGTCAAATAGCACCGAGATGCCAACGAATTCGACGTTTAAACATTTGGGACCCTCCAAGCATCGCTATAGTCTGATCGCACACGATGAGCTATGA